In Brienomyrus brachyistius isolate T26 chromosome 2, BBRACH_0.4, whole genome shotgun sequence, the genomic window GTCAGGGGATTCTTGAgcagaatgccagtccatctgtcaggaatctgaagcagaaccCAAATGGGAGCATGCAGCAGGACAACCACCAAAACACTTAAGCAAATCCATAACAGAACAGCTCATAAAAGAAGAGTTTTGAAATGGCCGAGTCAAAACAGATCTAAATCCAACTCAAATATTGTGAGGGGACTCGAAGCGGGCTCTACACGTAAGAAAGCTGTCAAACATCACACATTTGAAGCAGTTCTGTATGGAGGAGAAGGCCAAGAATCTACCCCGTCAATGCAACACAGATGGACAGTTACAAGAAATGCTTATATAAAGTTACATTGGCTAATGGGGGACAAAACCAGCTCAGAAGCTGGGGCTACAAAAGTGCAGAAAGCTGCATTTATTTAGAAATGCAAATTTTCACTGTTATTTGTTACATTAGATCACATTAATCTATTATTTGAATGGAAACGAGAATTGGATGCCAAACGCTGCAATATTCCAGAGGGGTCACTTTTTTGGACAGCACCTTTCCTGAACATATTACGCCTAAATGCTGAGAGGCGTCAAAACACCTGGAATATCTGACATACACGTACTGTGCAACAAGAAGATCATTCTGTTGTCTATATGGCAGATAACTGCTTTACATTTCAAggttagcactcttgcctcacacctctgggacccggtttcgagtctccgcctgggtcacatgtgtgcggagtttgcatgttctccccatgtcgtcgtggggtttcctccgggtactccggtttccccccacagtccaaaaacatgctgaggctaattggagttgctaaattgcccataggtgtgcgtgtgagagtgaatggtgtgtgagtgtgccctgcgatgggctggccccccatcctgggttgttccctgcctcgtgcccattgcttccgggataggctccggaccccccgcaacccagtaggataagcggtttggaagatggatggatggatggatggttttcaAAATCAAGCACATACTCTAGATTGTACCTAAAAGTGTAATATTGCATTCTGTGTTGTGACCATGTATCTGGTGCCTGTCGCTGTGGATGAGGCATCAGTGGTACAGCAATATCATTCCACAATTCACGTTAATGAAGATGAACTAAATTAACCCAAAAAGCACATGATGTTTTAAATAGCCATGTCTTGAATTTACTGTATGATTCGCACAACCAATGTGACAAAGAAAAAGTCTGTGAACCTCAAGTGTTACAATCAATCGTAACACCTGCCCACCCGCATAAAATGAAACCAAACCAGTTTGGTCCCTGCTCTTTGAACTACATTCTTTTCAAGTGAAATATGGTCCAATCAAAAATGATTTCAGCAGGTCACAATAGAAGCTCATAAGACTGGAAAGGATACAAGGGGATTTCTATCGACATGTGCCTCTACCAGTCCATGGTCAGATTCAGGTCATATTTTATCACTCACATGCATAGGCACCCAGAACATACCATACACTTCTCATGACTGTGCGGTTTTCAAAGCAATCACAGGGAGCTCAAATCGTAAAAGCCTACTGGCCAAAAAGGATAACTCACTATGACATTTTCAGAAGTTCATTGGTTTCCGGTTTCCACACTCCCCTAACTAGTTGCTCAAAGTTACTGATAAGGCCTCCCCCAGCACCTGGGAAGAAAGAGGAAAATGTTATCTTCTTCCTTTCACACCATCACATTCACTTTTTTATAATACACATGCTAATTAAAATGAGTGAATTTCCATTTTTTGTTGATTCCGACCTGTTACTAAGCACGGATTAAATGGAATGAAAACATTAATTATACCAGGCAGGCAACATAATACATACAACATTTTGAAATGGGATGCGTCAGCTTTGAAAAGAAAAATAGGAAATGCATTATGCAttgacaatattttaaatcattAGAGAATCATATATTCTGTCTCAATAAACCTTACCGAGGTGAGAGCTGGTAAACAATAGCAAAAGTAAAGCTATTCAGAGGCTCCATGCAGTGCTCATTATTCAAAATCATCCTCTGGGCAGATTACCTCTGGCCCAGCCAACAGCTATCATCACCAGCAGGGCATCGCTGTACTGCTTTCGAGCCTGCGTGACTCCTCCCAGGACCTTCCAGGTGCGGGACACCTCCTTCATTCCGGACAGCACCAGCCGCATCGGCAGGAAAGCAGAACAGCGGTATACAAAGTCCGCTGGGCAGTAGAAGACCAAGTACCTAAGAAAGATGCAGCACGGAGACATGGATTATAAACTGACTAGAAAATGCAATATCATTTATTCACCAATCGGCTTCATTTACTGACTTGTGTGACTATCTGTTAGACACCAATTTCAGGAAAGTAGTTTCACTATATTCAGAAATTGAGCTGCCATTGAAAATCTAGGCCAGATTCAGCTCAAACCATATGATGATCTCATGAATATTCTAGGATGTTCCATAAGAATGAGCAGACACCTTTACTGTACATGGGGTACTGAGGGATGGACGGCAAAGGAGATAATAGAATACCGCTATCCATCACTTCATAGAAACAGTGAGGTTCCGATTGAGATGGGCCACGCCACTGGGCCCTGTGCCGTACTCACCTTAAATCACAGTGCAACTCCCACAGATTTGCTCATATGAACGAGGGGAAATTCATTTCCACTAATATGACGAAGAACACACGCACAAAGAGCTGGCGGATGCTGATTACTTATACACTGTGCTGCATTCAGCACCACACAGCAACATCCTTAGATAAACCCCTTTTTCCCAGCAACTTTTAGGAAAATTACTGTAGTACAATAATAACTTGGCATGATTTAGCTAATTTCTATTCCACTGAAATAACTTCAACAACCTTTAATATAGTGTATGTAGAATAAAATAATCCAATTGGGCACAGCAGGCACTGACAAAGTAATCGTTCCCACTGCAGATCACCAAGATGAGCCTAAGATACATTGtcactcaaaaaaaaataatcgagTGTAGACAGCTTTACTTCGGCTCCACTAGAGGGTGCTACCACACTGACGGTACATCAGTGAACAAGTGTGAACCCTTTGAAATCTAAaggtaataaataataaactgaCTTATTTAACAAACAACTCACACATTTCTCATTGCCATATCATTACTGAACAAATCCGTATAAAACACTCATGGTCGCTAACAGGAAAAGCAGCACGTGAACCTCTGGGATTGGCCGAGTGAAAGGACGGTAATTGGGAGTCAGATCTTCCAAAGAATTCAGGTATGGGTATGACTTGCCCTGCCGTGTTAAAAACAAAATCACAGTTTTAGTTAGCGGTTGTAAAGTGCAGCCTGGCCGAATCAAAGAAGACTTCAGAGAACCTCAGCAGAAAAGTTACTGACGCTCATTGGACTAGAAACAATAACTAAACTATTTCTGAAGAGTTGGTCCTCCATCAGTCCACAGTCAGGCCGACGCTTTACAAATGCTTGAAACTCAGCACTGTCGCTGTTGTGCTCTCCCTCGGAGTGGGCGTGGCGCAAATATCGATGCACGGGTATGTTGAAAGATCTTCAAATAAAGTAACAAAGAACCTCAGGGTGACAGTTAAGGATCTGCAGGCACGTCTTGCACTTGATAATATCTCTGTTCATGAGTCTATATAAGAAACACACGAGTGATGGTTCCCACAGAGGAAACCACTGCTGTCCAAGAGACGAAAATGCACGGCTGCCCATCTCGTTTGCTCAAATCCACCTAGATGTTGCACAGCACTACTGGACCGATGTCCTTTGGACAGATGAACTTTCTAGACTAAATGTACACAGCAATAtgtttgaagaaaacaaaacacgGCATACCAACACTAAAATATCATCCCTGTTGTGAAGCCAGTAGGAGGGAGTATATTGGCTTGGGGCTCTGCTTTGCtgcctgactgactgactgactgaatgGTTTGCAAATATTGAATCATATGTTTTATTGTGAAATTCTACAGCAAATGTCAAAGTTTCTGTCTGTACTCTAAAACTCCAAAAGAAAAGCTGGGCCAAGCAACACGACAATAATCCAAACAATAATCCAAAACACAGCAGTAAATCAACAGCAGAGTGGCTCAAACAAAATAAACTCTGTGTTTTAGAATGGCCGAGTCAGAGTCCTGGCCTGTCTCACTGAAATTGTGTGTTGGGATGTGAAGCAGGCCATTCAAGGAAGACATCCCAAAAATGTATACAAACAGAGACTGTAGTAACAAGCTGCAACGATGGAATAATATGACACTCAATTTATCTCTCAGAATTTTCGATTATTCTATGGAATTGTCTGAATTTAATTTAAGAGCAAAACGTGGTTTGATGAAAGATGCCAAATAATTCaacagactctgcaatgaaCAGCATAAATTGCACAAAAACAGCACCTTTTCACGAACAACTACTTCCAAGTTTTACATCATGGGTCTTGTCCCAAATTATAAAAAGTCTTTATTACAATGAAGGGATGTCAACATTTTGAGATGATCTTGAGTTAGGCCCCCTTCCTGCAGTCAAATATGCTTGTAGCTGGAAATAAGCATGGTGTTTGAAGGGGTAACATACAAGGAAGAACTTCACTGTTTTCCATACATATGACAACAAGACTATTGAGTCCTAGTCTAATAAAGGTTAGCTACTACAGCACAGATAAGGACATTCTTATGCAATACAAGTGTGATGTCAttacaaaaataattaaattattctgaattttttttttatgtcttcATCTTGATATCAAAAAAAGTGTCTGGTATCTAAAAAGATAAATATTAAGAGACCCAAGTGTATTGTTAAATACACTTTATTGTCTTGCTAAATACATTTGATTTGTCTGTATTGTTAAAAAGCTGTGTTTGAGGTAGAGATGGGAGCGAATACTCGGGAATGCGAAAGTGCACTTCCGTACTCGAAAGTGTACCCATGTACTCAACAGTGAAAGCAGAGATGTAtttgaatatttataaattgaaaatcTTTGTAATACATGTCAAACAAGCACGCAGCTGAATACAGCATGTGACACACAATCACAATGCAGTTAAACTAGGTGAAGGGCTGGATTAACTTTTCCTGATTGGGTATCTGATTGTGATCGCCCTGTCTGCACTAAAATACTTCCCAGTCTGAGGACACTGAAGGTACACTACTTTGCGAGGAATATAACCATTACTTATATTTGTTTCAAACTAGCAAGCTAACATAAGTTACCTCATGCTGCACTGGGGCGTTTCCATTACAAACGCTCTTTGTGAAGTTGTGCCGTGCCAGTTTATTTTTACATACTTCACAATGCGCATAACCACCCTCCCATGTGAGACTGTCACACCTCGGACTGGTTTTGCTGTTAACTGTCTGCTTGGTTTTCTTGTCACCCTTCTGCCATTTTTTCCCCTCTCATGTTTTAATCAACATGGCGCTAATTGTTACTATTTCAACTCCGTGTTAAGAACACAGAAAGAAAACGGAAAGCTCTATAGCTCTCCAATTTCCGCAAGTTTCAAACAAGCTTTTATAAGTtattaaaatgctttattttttctttattttaaaaaaaaaacttttaaatgTATTGAAATTGTATTAAAATGACCCCTCTTGCTCTCActtgagagacagacacacaaacataaagttgagagcaaagcttgggcTCTGAGTGCACAGTCAGGCCATTAATCCAGTGCACCCGGAGCATTTCGGGGAGTAAGCACGCTCAGTGACCCACTGGACACATAGCTATTCTTCCAAGGACGGGATCTGAACCTGcagccttccgatcacagggaCAGAGCCCTGTCCCACTGCGCCACACGCTGCCCGCCATTGATTATCTGTCCTACAGTTTTGCTTTGAGGAACAGGTCAAAGTGTGAAGGTCTGAGAAGCTGCTGCAGAAAGCAATATCTGCTGAGGTGACTGCTAATAAATATTAGGATTCACATACTTTTCCCTAGTAAATTACACTAAATCTTTTAGGTATTCATATAATAAAGATAAAGATAAAGCAATGTAAAATATGTGTTTGTTATGCTCTATTATCAAAATagtattttaaaaatcattcATGCACGAATTCATTATGATAATTCTAAAGGTTTCACATTTTTATTCCATCACAACCGTATGATCGCTTCGAATTCACAACACATTGACATTTACAACCAAAACTACTGGTGAAAATGCTTCCTTTTACCATGACCATTGACTGTTTACAGCTTAAGGGTTTGCTGCTTTGCTCTGATCTGAGCTGGCACATTCCCCAGCCCACTTCACACGTGGCCTTTCTCTCAGAACTTACTCACGCCACAGAACACTCATAGTTCCATACTCCTTGCACAAGCTGTCAGTGACTGCTATCCACTCCTGTCACACGCTCTCCATACTGCACAGGCCCAGGATGCACGGCAATATGCTCACCAGACGACGGAGGCCAGAAGCACACTGCCCGTGTTGGAGAGGGGAGCCACGGATGGCTGGGCCAGCATCAGCCCCGAGAGGACCGCCCCACCGAAGCAATGCAGCATGGCGCTGAACCAGCAGGCAAAAGGGCTCCTCCGGGCCACATCCACAGCTCCTGTGACCAAAGGGAAGAAGCTTTTAAAGGCAAAGAGCTATTTAAGGGATGACTCACACACTGCTGTGTGTACATTTTATTAGACACATAAATCAAATGGACAGACAGAGAAGGCTTTTTGTCTCTTTCACTGGCCATGCTATAGGCAGAATTATCCTCTGGGGGATCATGCACTGCAGGTGCCACGTAAGAGTGCACGGGCACACGCAGCAGTgccaccactagatggcgctgtgCAGGTACACCTGTGCTTGGTCTGAAGGCTACATATAGAAACATAGAGCGCCCAGAGAAAATCATCGTCAACTGGGCCGCCAATCCGAGACACTGCCTCAGCCTCCACGCTTCGCACGGCGTCTTCTGAGTGTATAGATCACATCAGACCGCAGTACACGCACACGTGTCTAACGTTTACTGCATCAAAGCAGTCAGGAGTAAGTATTATAATTAAGATAGTCTGAATGGTTACTGCAGTCTTAAAGAGTATTGCACTGAGATGAATTGCTACAGTGTACATATACGTCATATTGCTGCTGTATTTTACACTCTTGACTGACAAGTGaatttttcctgttactaaacTGATACCACAATAAGTTGGCAGCAAAACGGCACTTTGTGAAACTGTATAGTATAAAACTGACTAGTATAAAAAATATACCTTGCAAAGTATTTACTCCGACCTTGACGTGATGTATTCTAAATGATACTTTTAATGATGATCCTGCAAAGTTGGAGACATTGTAACCAGAATACTCATGATAACGTATTACAATTTTACACGATTTCAATGGAGGGTGGCGCAGTAACTGGGCAGTTACTCATTGTGCTTCCACACCCACATGGATGTGGGATTCATTACAGTCCGGATTCTGTTTGCATGTGTACAGGTGGTGGTTACAGGCTCTCTGTGTTTACTTCAGTTTTTACCTGGTAATCtggtttccacccacagtcccAAGTCTTacttgtgtgtatgcatgcaagATCACagatatattacattatggggacaaaAGTAACTCAAAAAGAattcattttataaaaatctctgaatacaataaaaaactaaaaatgcccaaagtctttggttacttatggttaacgttagggctgggtagggggtaaGGTTATTATATTTGGGGGTTGGGTTATGCCTACAGAAACAAATCGAGACTCCCAACAGTAAAGATAtgaaaacgtgtgtgtgtgtgtattaagaCTTATTAGCATGCTTTATTTTATACAGTAATTGCAACAAAATGCAAAACATGTCAACCCTGacgagaaaaaaggccagtataGAGTTTAAAAAGAGTTCTGAACAGGAATTTCCTGTGTGAAAATAAGCTGAGGGTGAAACTTACTAGTCCAATATAGTAATGATGTTGTGATATTAAGGCCACAACCAAAAGTGGGAGCTTGTGCAAATGACAATTCAGCAGAAATAATACATTCACAATGATCAACAGTTAGGTTGAGGAGAACAGGTACATCTGAAAAATTAGAATAAAACGTTTCATATAATCACCCCAAGCAAAAGCTTAGCATTATGGTTCCTTCATCTTCCTTCCACCGTGAGTCTTGTGGTTTTAGCCGTCTTGtggttttatatatagaataaaaACTGCTTTAAAAGACTGACTTCCCTACAGATCTCTTTCAGCCAAATCCTCATTCCTTAATAGGAGAGGAAGTGATGCTGAGTCACTTTAAATTCTTTCCCAAGCCCTGAAAGAAAATTTGGGCAAACATCGACAGCACAGAGCTTAGATTCCATCCCTACCCACTGCAACATTAACATTTCCCTGAATGAAAAAGCCCAGATCTCTACAACCCCCCTCGTGGGTCCTCTCTGACTCCTTTCAAGGGATGCACTGTGTTTCAGGACCAAGACGCACCACATAATTCCGCATGTTAAAGTAAACTCAATGAGACAGAAACTATTATTCCCTCTAAGCAGGGCTGGGGGGCCCTTTGCTCGCCTGCAGAATGTTCCTTCCCTTTGCTCAAAGCCTCTTTATGCCAAATGGCTGCTTATCTTAGGATCCATAGCAGTTTCTCATTTTGCTTTTGCACATTAAGCTTCTTTCAGAAATGACATTTCTGTTTAACCGTTCACACTGTAAAACAAATAATTTAATGGCAAACATTAtttgtaattttaaaaaaatgcacaagTTGTCTGTTtcacaatgaaaaaaaaaaactaaaacaaaCTGCAAAAACGATGTATTCGTTGTGTAAATACCATTCCGGCAAGAAGTAGATATCAGATCATACAATTAAAAGGCCAGCTGAACTATGGGCAATTTCGAGGCACCATTTCtcttaactgcatgtctttggactgaggCAGGGAACTGTAGTACGCAGAGAAAATCCATGCAAAATGAGAAGAACGTGGACATACCACACATAGCCCTGAAGCTACGAGGTTACAGTTGCTTCCTACCACGTCAATTTTAAAATCGTTTTCATCATGATCATATCCCATGataatttaattgtttaatAAATATCCTTGACAGTGCCAATAGAAACGTATACTTCCAAATGTATAGGTCAAGCTAAACCCTGCAAAAATGTAAAGGGTTGTTATAAGGACTGCTCACcattaatcattattattccaATCATCATTCAAAGCAACTGCAAGTGTTGAGGGAATTACAGGACTAATTCTCtcaaaaacacaaaaagaacAGCAGGCAACTGACTATAATAGCAGATAAGCCAAACAAGGTAAACTATTTCGGTCCTATTAAAATAGACTGCTTACACTCCAAGTTACAGCACAAGTATAACAATAGGGGACCTCTCTCTCCAGTACAAGCCCACCTGTCACCACAACAATCAAAATAGCAACACGACTTTGCCGCCAAAGACAGGAAGGATATTATACGCGTCAACAATCCAGTGCATAAAACTGATTGCAGAAAGTTCATGTAATGTggctacatttttttgttttactgcaTACGTTTGATTAATGTTTAAGTAAAAGCTCTTCAAATCCatctttttaaatgaatttgtaTTAGAACACACAATAAGATGCCATAAATTAAATTCGTCAGTTAAATATGACTACATAAACACAAAGTCCAATAAGAAAAATTTGGTTATAGCTCCTGAACTGCCCTCATTAAAAATTAGGATTTATTTGCTTTAATATCATATAATACATTAGTTTTGCTTGTAGAATCTCATCTGCATTATGTACGACACGACTCCCTATTCAAATTCAAATGACAGCGCTGAATGCAGTAATCTACATAAAATGCAAAATTCACTACACTAATCATGTAAGGGAGACTAATGATTATCACCATTCAACCCATTCATTAGCTATCAGAGTTGGAAACTCGAACTTTGAACGGATTGCTTGGGGGGAAAACAATCAATCTGAATATTGTGCAACCTTTTAAAGTAAAGGAAAGCCTGGCATCGCTCTTCAGAGAAACGGACAACTTTAATCCGTGCCTGTCAGATAAGACAAGAAACAATGTAGAAACTATAAGCTTACAGAGTCTTTACTTTTAACGGAAGAAGCATCACTTGAACGAATATACGGAAGTGCACGTACGTTACCTTGCCACGCTGCGAGGCAACTCTGCACTGCATTTCCAAAcaactttgagacatttaatcCGTCCCACATATGGTACATTCAACTAGTTGCTAGTTGAACTACTAATAGTTGCTAATCAGCACTCTTACCTGGCTGCTCCTTCAGTGCCATCGTAGAAACCACATAGTGAGCCGTGTCAAAAAGCGGAAACATGGAAAGTTTTGACATGCCAAGGGCAAGCTCGTTCAGGTAAGTAAGATCTAGTAAACTGAGGAGATTCATCGTTCATTATTTTGTCAGACAGTCAGCTGGTGAAAGCCTGATGCTGAAACTTCAAATAAGCCGCAAGTGTACGTGCAGCTGCTGGGTACTCCTAGACAGAAGTTTACCCCGCAGTAACCGGATACTTAGCGGATAGTTAGT contains:
- the LOC125709962 gene encoding trimeric intracellular cation channel type B-like, yielding MNLLSLLDLTYLNELALGMSKLSMFPLFDTAHYVVSTMALKEQPGAVDVARRSPFACWFSAMLHCFGGAVLSGLMLAQPSVAPLSNTGSVLLASVVWYLVFYCPADFVYRCSAFLPMRLVLSGMKEVSRTWKVLGGVTQARKQYSDALLVMIAVGWARGAGGGLISNFEQLVRGVWKPETNELLKMSYPTKVTLVGAVLFTLQQSHRLPVKEHHLIFAYTVFLVVNKVWMMLTGSTSSPLAPLEGALYRIFFALQPEEPSCVTRVCPPVIKPGTLAHLSGKNSDSSIASHNGAAACDAHKGTNPAVGTGGKRPAKSSRTETRKDK